A single window of Solanum dulcamara chromosome 5, daSolDulc1.2, whole genome shotgun sequence DNA harbors:
- the LOC129890255 gene encoding U-box domain-containing protein 52-like — protein MWPSPPNMNGERMPLPNKLIAVSIDKDRGSQSALKWTVDHLLARGQTVLLIHVKLKQSSNSSQSPSTTCMDLDYPMEYLLPPIDTETNQNSDEGGSGNIQLDPETKDLFLPFRVFCTRKDIQCYDVVLDDTDVAKAVVEYVNRTGVEVLIVGASTRSGLLRFKAKDIPGGMLKGAPDFCTVHVISKSGKISSTRAASRSAPFVHPLRHQLMQPASTKFAPFDTSTPSSTNSRSSFPGGPKPVCDPPPSTLQSDTMSIKSPFTHRKGPNGKPYEISLPDTDISYVSSGRPSIDNIYSSLSDSYESGGPTPPRLSGFSDFDTQSFDSTQFGRRSVDTLTPPELSFASLEGDRTSVSQGPGDDLEAEMRRLKQELKQTMEMYSTACKEALTAKQKTMELQRWKMEEKQRLEEARLAEEAALALAEREKAKSRAAIEHAEASQRLAELEAQKRISAEMKALKEAEEKNKILNKLSNSDVRYRKYTIEEIESATDYFAQTRKIGEGGYGPVYKCYLDHTPVAVKVLRPDATHGRQQFQQEIEVLSCIRHPNMVLLLGACPEYGCLVYEFMSNGSLDDRLFHRGKTPPLSWQQRFRIAAEIATGLLFLHQSKPEPLVHRDLKPGNILLDRNFVSKISDVGLARLVPPSVADTVTQYRMTSTAGTFCYIDPEYQQTGMLGVKSDVYSLGIIFLQILTARSPMGLTHYVERAIEKGTFNEMLDPAIHDWPLDEAMRLANLSLQCSELRRKDRPDLGKVVLPELERLRALAEENTCPSLMYNLNISPNHSQVSLSRDNLSYPNTMPSSYESSKSQ, from the exons ATGTGGCCATCACCTCCAAATATGAATGGAGAAAGAATGCCACTACCAAATAAATTAATAGCAGTGTCAATAGATAAAGATAGAGGAAGCCAAAGTGCTTTGAAATGGACTGTTGATCATCTATTAGCCAGAGGACAAACTGTTCTTTTGATCCATGTCAAACTTAAACAATCTTCCAATTCCTCTCAATCCCCTTCTACAA CTTGCATGGACCTCGACTATCCCATGGAATACCTGCTACCTCCTATAGATACAG AAACAAACCAGAATTCTGATGAAGGTGGGTCGGGAAATATTCAATTGGATCCAGAGACAAAGGATTTGTTTCTTCCTTTTCGAGTATTTTGTACACGGAAAGAT ATACAATGTTATGATGTTGTGTTAGATGACACGGATGTAGCCAAGGCAGTCGTTGAATATGTGAATCGAACAGGAGTAGAGGTATTGATTGTTGGTGCTTCAACGAGAAGCGGGCTTCTCAG ATTTAAAGCCAAAGACATACCAGGAGGTATGTTAAAAGGGGCTCCTGATTTCTGTACTGTACATGTCATCTCCAAATCTGGAAAGATCTCATCTACACGTGCTGCTTCTCGCTCCGCGCCTTTTGTCCATCCACTACGTCACCAGTTGATGCAGCCTGCTAGCACCAAATTTGCTCCTTTTGATACTTCAACACCTTCTTCTACTAATTCAAGAA GTTCTTTTCCAGGAGGTCCGAAGCCTGTTTGTGATCCTCCTCCTTCTACACTTCAAAGTGACACAATGAGTATCAA GTCTCCATTCACTCATAGGAAAGGCCCTAATGGAAAGCCATATGAGATATCTTTGCCAGATACTGACATATCATATGTCAGTTCTGGTAGGCCAAGCATTGACAATATCTACTCTTCATTATCTGATAGCTATGAAAGTGGTGGACCGACCCCTCCTCGGCTTTCAGGCTTTTCAGATTTTGATACCCAAAGTTTTGACTCCACACAGTTTGGGCGGAGATCCGTGGACACCCTGACTCCACCAGAGCTATCATTTGCATCGTTGGAGGGTGATAGAACGTCAGTCTCCCAAGGACCAGGA GATGATCTAGAAGCAGAAATGAGAAGGCTAAAGCAGGAGCTTAAGCAAACAATGGAAATGTATAGTACGGCTTGCAAGGAAGCGCTTACAGCAAAACAAAAG ACAATGGAACTCCAGCGCTGGAAAATGGAAGAAAAGCAAAGATTAGAAGAGGCACGTTTAGCCGAGGAAGCTGCACTAGCACTTGCGGAGAGGGAAAAGGCAAAGTCTAGAGCAGCCATCGAGCATGCAGAGGCATCTCAGAGGCTTGCAGAACTAGAAGCTCAGAAGAGAATCAGTGCGGAAATGAAAGCTCTAAAAGAAgcagaagagaaaaataagataCTAAATAAACTTTCAAACTCTGATGTCAGGTACAGGAAATATACAATCGAGGAGATCGAATCTGCAACAGACTACTTTGCTCAAACTCGTAAAATTGGAGAAGGAGGCTATGGGCCAGTGTATAAATGCTACCTGGATCACACGCCTGTTGCAGTTAAGGTCCTCCGTCCTGATGCAACTCATGGACGACAACAGTTTCAACAAGAG ATTGAAGTTTTGAGCTGCATACGGCATCCTAACATGGTGCTTCTTCTAGGAGCCTGTCCGGAATACGGATGCTTAGTATATGAATTTATGTCTAACGGAAGCTTAGATGACCGTTTATTCCATCGAGGAAAGACACCACCACTCTCTTGGCAGCAGAGGTTTCGGATTGCTGCTGAAATAGCTACTGGTCTGCTTTTCCTACACCAAAGCAAACCGGAGCCACTAGTTCATCGTGATCTAAAGCCTGGCAACATTTTACTTGATCGCAACTTTGTGAGTAAGATAAGTGACGTTGGCTTAGCCCGACTAGTCCCTCCATCAGTAGCAGACACTGTCACTCAATATAGAATGACATCAACTGCTGGAACATTCTGCTATATCGATCCTGAATATCAACAAACAGGCATGCTTGGCGTAAAATCTGATGTATACTCCCTAGGAATCATATTCTTGCAGATACTAACCGCCAGATCGCCAATGGGATTGACTCACTatgttgaaagagcaattgagaAAGGGACATTCAACGAAATGCTTGATCCAGCTATTCATGATTGGCCCCTCGATGAGGCTATGCGTCTTGCCAATTTATCGTTACAATGTTCTGAGCTAAGACGAAAAGACAGACCGGATCTTGGCAAAGTTGTTTTGCCAGAGCTAGAAAGATTGAGAGCACTAGCTGAAGAAAATACATGTCCATCACTTATGTACAATCTAAATATCTCACCAAATCATAGCCAAGTTTCCCTCTCCCGG GATAACTTAAGTTACCCGAATACAATGCCATCGAGCTACGAGAGCTCAAAAAGCCAATAA